The segment CATTGGTAAACTTGGAATAATTGATGATGACGTTGTGGAAATGAGCAATCTGCAGCGCCAGGTTATCCATGCAGGCAACCTTGGCAGGCCGAAAGTCGAGTCTGCAAAGGAATATGTGGAAAGTCTGAACCCCGACGTTACGGTAGTATCCTACAACATGCGCCTGAGGCCCGACAATGTCGAGGATCTTATCGCTGATTACGACGTTGTTGTGGACTGCTCGGACAATTTCGCCACTCGTTATCTTCTCAACGATGCATGTGTGCTCCACAACAAGCCCCTGTTCCATGGCAGCATCTTCATGTTCGAGGGGCAGGTAATGACCATCCTCCCTCATGAGGGGCCATGCTACCGTTGCATCTTCTCCACATCACCTTCCACAGATGCAGCAAGGACTGCTGGTGTCATGGGAATTCTTCCAGGAGTAGTGGGTACCATGCAGGCAACAGAGGTAGTGAAGTACATTTCCCGCCTTGGAAAGTCGCTGGTAGGGCGCATGATCTACTACGATGCCCTCGGAATGAGGTTCGATGAGATAACTGTGAACAGGAATCCAAAATGTCCTGTTTGTGGTGAAAACCCCGAAATAACGTCAATTGATGCTGG is part of the Methanococcoides methylutens MM1 genome and harbors:
- a CDS encoding molybdopterin-synthase adenylyltransferase MoeB translates to MNLTSDQKERYAKHIIMKPMGEEGQKRLLESRVLCVGSGGLGSPVIQYLAAAGIGKLGIIDDDVVEMSNLQRQVIHAGNLGRPKVESAKEYVESLNPDVTVVSYNMRLRPDNVEDLIADYDVVVDCSDNFATRYLLNDACVLHNKPLFHGSIFMFEGQVMTILPHEGPCYRCIFSTSPSTDAARTAGVMGILPGVVGTMQATEVVKYISRLGKSLVGRMIYYDALGMRFDEITVNRNPKCPVCGENPEITSIDAGNY